CCTCGGTCTTGGTCCTGAAAAGCCTGCCCCTTAAGCCGACGATATCCCCCACATCCAGCTTCTTCACAATCGAATAGCCCTCCCCGAGCATGTCCTTCCTGAAATAGACCTGAATCCTCCCCGATGAATCCTGTAGGTGAGCAAAGGCTGCCTTCCCGAAGTCACGCATGGCCACAATCCTGCCTGCTATTGAGCATACGACGGGAATCGCTTCGAGTTCCTCTTTAGAGAGCTTATCGTATCTCGAGAGGATCTCAGAGGCGTGGCTGTCAGCCTCAAAGGATCCGCCGAAAGGCTCTATTCCTGCTTCCTGAAACTCCCTGAGTTTCTTCAGCCGCTGTTCTATCTGTTCGTTGATTTCGAGCATTTTCGCTGCTGATTATAAAGGTTGCCTTTTCGGATAGTCAAGGCTGTCGAGTGCGTTCTTGCATCAGGGGGACGCCGGATGTTATTTTTAATGATGCCGCAAAAGTACTACATCGAGACCTTCGGCTGTCAGATGAATGTCCACGATTCGGAGAAGATGGCGGGCGTCCTGAGCAAGGAAGGTTACTTGCCGACTAACGATCGGTGGGAAGCCGATATTATCATCTATAACACCTGCAGCATCCGGGAGAAGGCTGAACAGAAATTTTTCAGTGAGCTGGGAAGGATTAAGAGCCTTAAGAAGCGAAGACCCCATATCAAAATAGCCGTGGCCGGATGTATCGCCCAGCTTCAGAGAGAGGGAATTTTCAGGAGAGCCCCCCATGTAGACCTCATCTTGGGACCGCAGAATATCCATCGCCTGGCCGGCCTTGTAGGTGCTCCTTCTCACACAACAGCAAATGAAGAAAACCCGGGAATCGCCGATAACGACCTGCCCGTGCTCAGAAATCGTGGGGGTAGGGCGTGGGTATCTATCATGTACGGATGCGATAACTTCTGCAGTTACTGTATCGTCCCTTACACGAGGGGCAGGGAAAGAAGCAGGCCGTCTGAAAAGATTCTGAGCGAGATAGCCGAACTCGGTCGGGAGGGTTTCAAGGAGATAACATTATTGGGTCAGAATGTAAATTCATACAGGAGTGATCTCGACTTCCCGGGGCTTCTGAGAAAAATCGATTCACTCAGGAGTATCGAGCGGATACGTTTTGTGACATCTCATCCTAGGGATCTTTCGGATAGACTCGTAGACGCCATCGCTAACCTCGGGAGGGTTTGCGAACACCTCCATCTCCCTCTTCAATCGGGTTCAGACAGGGTGTTGAATCTCATGAACAGGGGATATACTTCCGGGGAATACCTGGAGAAGATTATTCTCTTGAAGGAGAGGATTACGGGGGTTTCGATAACGACAGATATCATTTGCGGGTTTCCAGGCGAGACAGAGGAAGACCATGGAGAAACAAAGAAAATGCTGAAGGAGATCGAGTTTGACGGAATATTCGCGTTCAAGTATTCCCCGAGGCCCGGGACGGCTGCCGCCTCGATGGATGGACAGGTCATGGGTGAGGTGAAATCGAGAAGACTGAGCGAGATCCTAGAATTGCAGGACACTATCACGCTAAAGAAAAACGGGGGTCTCTCAAATACCGTGCAGGAGGTGCTCGTCGAAGGTTACAGCGAGACAGATCTCACCATGCTGAGCGGAAGGACTCGTGGAAATAAGATTGTGAATTTCATGGGAGATTCGTCTCTTATAGGTAGCCTTGCTATGGTGAGGATTACAGAAGCTAAGAAACACTCCCTCGAGGGCGTTGCCTCATGAAAGTCGCCGTATTGACCCTCGGATGCAGATCAAATCAGGCAGAGAGCGCACAGATAGAAGCTGGTTTTCGGGCAAATGGATATAGCATTGTATGCCTTTCTGAAAGACCCGACCTTTGTATAATAAATACCTGTTCCGTTACCTCAAAGAGCGACTACCAATCGAGACAGCTCATCAGAAGGGCTCACAAATCAGAAGCGAGAGTGATAGTGACCGGTTGTTATGCGGAGCTGAATAGAGATTCCGTCCTCTCTATGGATGGCGTTTCAGCCATCGTCAGGAATGGAGATAAATTAAAGATCATCGATGAGATAACAGGAAAAAATGTTAATGCCCCTTCACATTCCGAAACAGGCGGTAGGAGCCGCTTTACCCTGAAAGTTCAGGACGGATGTAATCAGTCATGCAGCTATTGTGTCATCCCGAAGGCGAGGGGATATTCCCGTAGCATTCCCCTGGAAAATGTCGCTCTCCTTGCGGAAGAAGTATCCTCTCTCTACAATGAGATTGTTCTTACAGGAATTAATTTAGGGACTTATGGTTATGACCTCATACCTAAAGTTACTCTTTCAGATCTGCTCAGGGTCTTACTCAGTTCAACAAGCATCACAAGGATACGGCTAAGCTCTCTAG
This genomic stretch from Thermodesulfovibrionales bacterium harbors:
- the miaB gene encoding tRNA (N6-isopentenyl adenosine(37)-C2)-methylthiotransferase MiaB, which produces MLFLMMPQKYYIETFGCQMNVHDSEKMAGVLSKEGYLPTNDRWEADIIIYNTCSIREKAEQKFFSELGRIKSLKKRRPHIKIAVAGCIAQLQREGIFRRAPHVDLILGPQNIHRLAGLVGAPSHTTANEENPGIADNDLPVLRNRGGRAWVSIMYGCDNFCSYCIVPYTRGRERSRPSEKILSEIAELGREGFKEITLLGQNVNSYRSDLDFPGLLRKIDSLRSIERIRFVTSHPRDLSDRLVDAIANLGRVCEHLHLPLQSGSDRVLNLMNRGYTSGEYLEKIILLKERITGVSITTDIICGFPGETEEDHGETKKMLKEIEFDGIFAFKYSPRPGTAAASMDGQVMGEVKSRRLSEILELQDTITLKKNGGLSNTVQEVLVEGYSETDLTMLSGRTRGNKIVNFMGDSSLIGSLAMVRITEAKKHSLEGVAS
- the mtaB gene encoding tRNA (N(6)-L-threonylcarbamoyladenosine(37)-C(2))-methylthiotransferase MtaB, with amino-acid sequence MKVAVLTLGCRSNQAESAQIEAGFRANGYSIVCLSERPDLCIINTCSVTSKSDYQSRQLIRRAHKSEARVIVTGCYAELNRDSVLSMDGVSAIVRNGDKLKIIDEITGKNVNAPSHSETGGRSRFTLKVQDGCNQSCSYCVIPKARGYSRSIPLENVALLAEEVSSLYNEIVLTGINLGTYGYDLIPKVTLSDLLRVLLSSTSITRIRLSSLEVSELTEDLIELLADTRICNHLHIPLQSGDDKILTTMNRNYDVRTFVSRIDHIATKIPDVSIGTDVIVGFPGEGEAGFLNTVTVLKSLPLTYFHIFPYSRRNGTQAAMMAGQVDESIKKERCALLLSLSNEKRSAYMTRQIGKLLDVLVEKRYEDGSFTGTAANYLKVRVIMENAGPKEIVNIKVAGHDGKYLIGVPIETS